A single genomic interval of Ardenticatena maritima harbors:
- the rpsQ gene encoding 30S ribosomal protein S17: MARERRKRLEGVVVSDKMDKTVVVLVERLVRHPIYGKQVRRSKKYHAHDERNEVRVGDRVEIVESRPISKTKRWVVTKILERAEQ; the protein is encoded by the coding sequence ATGGCGCGAGAGCGTCGGAAACGCCTGGAAGGCGTTGTGGTAAGCGACAAAATGGACAAGACCGTGGTTGTGCTGGTCGAGCGCCTGGTGCGCCACCCGATTTACGGGAAGCAGGTGCGCCGCTCCAAGAAATACCATGCGCACGACGAGCGCAACGAAGTGCGTGTTGGTGACCGCGTCGAAATCGTTGAGTCGCGTCCCATCAGCAAGACGAAGCGCTGGGTGGTGACGAAGATTCTTGAACGTGCGGAGCAGTAG
- the rplN gene encoding 50S ribosomal protein L14 yields MIQQESRLVVADNTGARELLCIRVLGGSKRRYARVGDVIVASVKDAQPGGSVKKGDVVRAVVVRTKKEYGRPDGTYIRFDDNAAVILDNQGNPKGTRIFGPVARELREKGFMRIVSLAPEVL; encoded by the coding sequence ATGATTCAACAAGAATCGCGATTAGTAGTGGCCGATAACACCGGTGCCCGCGAGTTGTTGTGCATCCGCGTGCTTGGCGGGAGCAAACGCCGCTATGCGCGTGTTGGCGATGTGATTGTCGCTAGTGTGAAAGATGCGCAGCCGGGCGGTTCGGTGAAGAAGGGGGACGTTGTGCGCGCTGTTGTGGTGCGCACCAAGAAGGAGTACGGCCGCCCCGACGGCACGTACATCCGCTTTGATGACAATGCAGCGGTGATTCTGGACAACCAGGGCAATCCCAAGGGAACCCGTATTTTTGGCCCCGTGGCGCGTGAATTGCGCGAAAAGGGCTTCATGCGGATTGTTTCCCTCGCGCCCGAGGTTCTGTAA
- the rplX gene encoding 50S ribosomal protein L24: protein MKIKKGDIVEVITGKDAGKRGEVQRVVRGKFKYGRKKGQKDPNHDRVVVAGVNLVVKHQRPQPGVQQAGRITVEAPIHHSNVMLVCPNCDKPTRVKIDRSEGKKIRICKKCGKPIDK from the coding sequence ATGAAAATCAAGAAGGGCGACATTGTTGAAGTGATTACCGGTAAAGACGCCGGCAAGCGCGGCGAAGTGCAGCGCGTCGTGCGCGGCAAGTTCAAGTATGGCCGCAAGAAGGGGCAAAAGGACCCCAACCACGATCGCGTGGTGGTGGCTGGCGTCAATCTGGTGGTGAAGCATCAACGCCCGCAGCCGGGGGTTCAGCAGGCTGGGCGTATCACGGTGGAAGCGCCGATTCATCACAGCAATGTGATGCTGGTTTGCCCGAACTGCGACAAACCCACGCGGGTGAAGATTGATCGTTCCGAAGGCAAGAAAATCCGCATTTGCAAGAAATGCGGGAAACCAATTGACAAGTAG
- the rplE gene encoding 50S ribosomal protein L5 → MAARLEQIYKERVVPALMEEFKYKNIMQVPRIEKVVVNIGLGEALQNAKALEYAVEDLATITGQRPVITRAKKSIANFRLRAGQPIGVKVTLRGERMWSFLDRLMNVALPRQRDFRGVSPDSFDGHGNYTLGLREQLVFPEIDYDKIDKIRGMEITIVTTAETDEEGRRLLALLGMPFRQRRAAR, encoded by the coding sequence ATGGCAGCACGACTCGAACAAATCTATAAAGAACGTGTGGTGCCTGCGTTGATGGAAGAGTTCAAGTACAAAAACATCATGCAGGTGCCACGCATCGAAAAAGTTGTGGTGAACATCGGGCTGGGTGAAGCGTTGCAAAACGCCAAGGCGCTTGAATACGCCGTGGAAGACCTGGCAACGATTACCGGCCAGCGGCCTGTCATCACGCGCGCGAAGAAGAGCATTGCGAACTTCCGTTTGCGCGCTGGGCAGCCAATTGGTGTGAAGGTGACACTGCGTGGCGAGCGCATGTGGTCGTTCCTGGATCGTCTCATGAATGTGGCGTTGCCGCGCCAGCGCGACTTCCGCGGTGTGTCGCCGGATTCGTTCGATGGGCATGGCAACTACACGTTGGGTTTGCGTGAACAGTTGGTCTTCCCCGAAATTGACTACGACAAGATTGACAAAATTCGGGGCATGGAAATCACCATTGTGACGACCGCAGAGACGGACGAAGAAGGCCGGCGCTTGTTGGCGTTGTTGGGGATGCCCTTCCGCCAGCGCCGGGCGGCTCGCTAA
- a CDS encoding type Z 30S ribosomal protein S14 — MAKKSMIAREKRRKYRVQVRNRCERCGRPRAYIRRFRLCRICFRELALRGEIPGVKKASW, encoded by the coding sequence GTGGCTAAGAAATCAATGATTGCGCGCGAAAAACGACGGAAGTATCGTGTGCAGGTGCGCAACCGCTGTGAGCGGTGTGGGCGCCCGCGTGCGTACATTCGTCGGTTCCGCCTGTGCCGTATTTGCTTCCGCGAACTCGCTTTGCGTGGTGAGATTCCGGGAGTGAAGAAGGCTTCGTGGTAA
- the rpsH gene encoding 30S ribosomal protein S8 encodes MTVTDPIADMLTRIRNAQMARHRYVDVPTSKMKHAIAQILADEGYIERVEVIEAKPRNLLRLWLKYDENKKPAITNLKRVSKPGRRIYAGKREIPWVLSGIGIAILSTSRGIMTDRQARRLGVGGEVLCYVW; translated from the coding sequence ATGACCGTTACGGACCCGATTGCCGATATGCTGACGCGTATCCGCAATGCGCAGATGGCGCGCCATCGCTATGTGGATGTGCCGACGAGCAAGATGAAGCACGCCATTGCGCAGATTTTGGCGGATGAAGGGTATATCGAACGCGTCGAAGTGATCGAGGCCAAGCCGCGCAACTTGTTGCGCCTGTGGCTGAAGTACGATGAGAACAAGAAGCCCGCTATTACGAACTTGAAGCGGGTGAGCAAGCCTGGCCGCCGCATCTACGCCGGTAAGCGCGAAATTCCGTGGGTGCTGAGCGGGATTGGTATCGCCATCCTCAGCACCTCGCGCGGGATTATGACGGATCGTCAAGCGCGCCGGTTGGGTGTGGGTGGCGAAGTGCTCTGCTACGTCTGGTAA